Genomic segment of Myxococcales bacterium:
GAACATCGTTCGCTTCCGCCGCCTGTACCTCTCGGCGGCGATCGAGTGCGAGCTCGACAAGGCGGGACGAGTGCTCGTGCCGCCGGCGTTGCGTGAGCGTGCGCGGCTCACGAAGGACACGCTCTGGGCCGGCATGGGTCGCACGGTCGAGCTGTGGGCCAAGGAACAGTGGGACGCCGTGCTGACGCTCTCCGGCGACGCAGAGCAGGCGTTCAAGCAGGCCGTGATGGAGCAGATCCGGGTATGACCATCGTGGCAGCGAGCATCGACGAAACCCCCAGCTTCGAACACGTCACGGTGATGGCGGCGGAGGTCGTGCAAGCGCTGGCTCCCGAGCGTGGCGGTGTCTACCTCGATGTCACCGCCGGCGGCGGCGGCCACTCCGCGGCGATCCTGTCCCAGGCGCAAAACGCCCGGGTAATTGCCTTCGATCGCGATCCCGTTGCGGTCGCCGCGGCCCAACGCCGGCTGGCCGAGTTCGGTGAACGCGCGATGGTGGTGCACTCGGACATGAGTGAGGTTGGTGCGTGGGTCCGCGCGGCGAAGCTCTCGGATGTGCGCGGTGTGATCGCGGATCTTGGTGTGAGCTCCGAGCAGCTCGGTGATCGCGAGCGCGGCATGAGCTTCCGCAACGAGGGCCCGCTCGACATGCGCATGAACCCGAGCGCGGGGGAGACGGCGCGAGAGTTGATCGAAAGCGTCAGCCAGGACGAGCTGGCAGACATCATCTATCAGCTCGGGGAAGAGCGGCGCTCACGGCGTGTGGCCGCGTGCATCAAACAAGCGCTCGCTGCCGGGGAGCTCGAGACGACACTCGACCTGCGGCGCGCCGTGGTACGGGCGGTCGGTCCGCGTCGCATTGGTGGTATCGATCCGGCAACGCGCACCTTCCAAGCGTTGCGCATCGCAGTGAACCGCGAGCTCGAAGAGCTGCGCGCGCTCTTGGCCGCGCTGCCGTCACTGCTCGACCCCGGCGGTGTGGCTGCCATCATCAGCTTTCACTCGCTGGAAGACCGCCTGGTGAAGCGTGCGTTCCTCGAGCGTACGACCTGGCAGCGTCTGCACAAGAAACCGCTGATCGCCGCCGACGCCGAGCGGTCCGAGAACCC
This window contains:
- the mraZ gene encoding division/cell wall cluster transcriptional repressor MraZ, with protein sequence MFRGQFSHTIDAKGRVSLPARFRDGLVAAGDPRFILTPALFEPCLHLYPMRGWEELEEKIAGLPSFDPNIVRFRRLYLSAAIECELDKAGRVLVPPALRERARLTKDTLWAGMGRTVELWAKEQWDAVLTLSGDAEQAFKQAVMEQIRV
- the rsmH gene encoding 16S rRNA (cytosine(1402)-N(4))-methyltransferase RsmH translates to MVAASIDETPSFEHVTVMAAEVVQALAPERGGVYLDVTAGGGGHSAAILSQAQNARVIAFDRDPVAVAAAQRRLAEFGERAMVVHSDMSEVGAWVRAAKLSDVRGVIADLGVSSEQLGDRERGMSFRNEGPLDMRMNPSAGETARELIESVSQDELADIIYQLGEERRSRRVAACIKQALAAGELETTLDLRRAVVRAVGPRRIGGIDPATRTFQALRIAVNRELEELRALLAALPSLLDPGGVAAIISFHSLEDRLVKRAFLERTTWQRLHKKPLIAADAERSENPRSRSAKLRAASRLPKEAA